A region from the Bos indicus isolate NIAB-ARS_2022 breed Sahiwal x Tharparkar chromosome 14, NIAB-ARS_B.indTharparkar_mat_pri_1.0, whole genome shotgun sequence genome encodes:
- the KIFC2 gene encoding kinesin-like protein KIFC2 isoform X14 produces the protein MDSKSQGQAGPVPGDAACLRGAAPSSCWIPIARRKPFPFTKGRGPGTAASSAGGGPEGLAAAGTAHPWTAGRAEAAAGTSGGGAGSAAPGSGSNRLREKGSASDSGEQSAETELEPYSGPPAALGPCPPHQGPPGGGRSPAGAPEAASRSPRHHRSPPSPGLHARMASLRQGCGDLRGLVSTFTQSCQGSLSEAQGQVSWALGALSADGAGSQLAEARQGPLPGCSGRLLELKGTAGNIRVLCRLRPGTPSSLVSLEPGPGGTVTTCYRGHQRRFRLDWVFPPHASQEENPQRSPALFHQGPPCPRASPAPGSEAGPSRPGGNPGGWPHPLGRAQPGVSAPDAEPGEEQPGHRCHRHEPAQLSLARPGHADTAHSVPIARSRHRRHATPRRPGGVRARLEGGDGRNVAGRPGRRPASTGGSDHQPLAAGTGRRDGRAAGPPAPRALPRLAAHAPAAAGAGSRRHGGAAPAGGRDGRRGGWSFACQVPPTRARPPAQLPADLHAARGSRRDSVLAQVRRACGPSGAGAGQAPQGPPLRDALLPEHRHTTLRDPLHPDAVARQPSKPRPRQRLQLGPGTTGGPAFLVLPKEPGSHLCGQRQQNPYSLMTSLTSGGCCPPDCQNPPSSPTLKECSAWGNYHTTPPPPPPLSPSAVIVAHSRGSQGRRGRPRPSGHQSHYPIRLALKCFLFLYCYRPTSITKAK, from the exons ATGGATTCGAAGTCCCAGGGGCAGGCAGGCCCTGTCCCAGGGGACGCAGCCTGTCTCAGGGGTGCAGCACCCTCCTCCTGCTG gatcCCCATTGCAAGAAGAAAGCCCTTCCCTTTCACCAAGGGGCGAGGCCCAGGGACAGCAGCCTCCTCAGCTGGAGGAGGACCAGAGGGCTTGGCAGCGGCTGGAACAGCTCATCCTTGGACAG cTGGAAGAGCTGAAGCagcagctggaacatcaggaggaggagctgggtcaGCTGCGCCTGGGAGTG GGAGCAACAGACTCAGAGAAAAGGGTTCAGCATCTGACTCTGGAGAACAAAGCGCTGAAACAGAGCTTGAGCCTTACTCGGGACCTCCTGCTGCACTGGGGCCCTGCCCCCCACACCAGGGCCCCCCAG GAGGAGGCAGAAGCCCTGCTGGAGCTCCGGAGGCGGCTTCAAGAAGCCCAAGACACCACAGAAGCCCTCCGAGTCCAG GACTTCATGCTCGCATGGCCAGCTTGCGTCAGGGCTGTGGGGACCTCCGGGGACTCGTCAGCACCTTTACCCAGAGCTGCCAGGGTTCTCTGAGTGAAGCCCAGGGACAG GTTTCCTGGGCTCTAGGGGCACTGTCAGCTGACGGGGCTGGGAGTCAACTCGCAGAGGCGCGGCAGGGGCCTCTGCCTGGATGCTCAGGGCGGCTGCTGGAGCTCAAGGGTACAGCAG GAAACATCCGTGTGCTGTGTCGGCTGAGGCCAGGGACACCCTCCAGCCTGGTGAGCTTAGAGCCCGGCCCGGGTGGCACTGTTACCACCTGCTATCGAGGGCACCAGCGTCGCTTCCGCCTAGACTGGGTCTTCCCTCCGCACGCCAGCCAAGAGGAG AACCCCCAACGGAGCCCTGCCCTTTTTCACCAGGGACCTCCTTGCCCCAGGGCCTCCCCAGCGCCTGGCAGTGAGGCAGGGCCCAGCAGGCCAGGGGGGAATCCAGGTGGCTGGCCTCACCCACTGGGACGTGCCCAACCTGGAGTCTCTGCACCAG ATGCTGAGCCTGGGGAGGAGCAACCGGGCCACCGCTGCCACCGCCATGAACCAGCGCAGCTCTCGCTCGCACGCCCTGGTCACGCTGACACTGCGCACAGCGTCCCCATCGCGCGGTCCCGGCACCGCAG GCACGCTACACCTCGTCGACCTGGCGGGGTCCGAGCGCGCCTGGAAGGCGGGGACGGCCGGAACGTCGCAGGAAGACCGGGACGGCGCCCAGCGTCTACGGGAGGCTCGGACCATCAACCGCTCGCTGCTGGCACTGGGAGGCGTGATGGCCGCGCTGCGGGCCCGCCGGCCCCACGTGCCCTTCCGCGACTCGCAGCTCACGCGCCTGCTGCAGCCGGCGCTGGGTCCAGGCGCCACGGTGGTGCTGCTCCTGCAGGTGGGCGGGACGGCCGGCGGGGAGGGTGGTCATTTGCATGCCAGGTACCGCCCACCAGGGCACGCCCACCAGCGCAGCTACCCGCAGATCTCCACGCGGCCCGAGGATCTCGGCGAGACAGTGTGCTCGCTCAAGTTCGCCGAGCGTGTGGGCCGAGTGGAGCTGGGGCCGGCCAGGCCCCGCAGGGCCCCCCGCTCCGGGACGCCCTCCTCCCTGAGCACCGACACACCACTCTCCGGGACCCCCTGCACCCCGACGCCGTCGCCCGGCAGCCCTCCAAGCCCCGGCCTAGACAGCGGCTCCAGCTCGGCCCTGGCACCACCGGAGGACCTGCCTTCCTAGTCCTGCCCAAGGAGCCTGGGTCACATCTCTGCGGGCAGAGGCAGCAAAATCCCTATTCCCTCATGACTTCCTTGACCTCTGGGGGCTGCTGCCCCCCAGACTGCCAGAAcccaccctcctctcccaccctgaAGGAGTGCTCCGCCTGGGGTAATTATCAcactacccccccccccccgccccccttaTCACCATCTGCTGTTATCGTAGCGCACAGCAGGGGATCCCAGGGCCGCAGAGGCAGACCGCGGCCAAGTGGTCACCAGAGTCACTATCCCATCAGACTTGCGTTGAAATGTTTTCTATTCCTTTACTGTTACCGCCCCACCTCCATCACCAAAGCCAAGTAG
- the KIFC2 gene encoding kinesin-like protein KIFC2 isoform X5, whose product MYAFYSLLIYIFYSLFRRDGGAAAAADAENPAQSARCKPGSRRRAYQPSAELWTELTGLVGTYCWCIGNAAERYREGPGRRRLVAWRPTQDPARLPILLPGLAGSSEAEDGSGGGAERCPAEVSLEEALVRLAEFLSVQLGAEESFGTPSDLSKPGDVPPLLTVTGQLLALLAWIRSPRGRQALSQGTQPVSGVQHPPPAGSPLQEESPSLSPRGEAQGQQPPQLEEDQRAWQRLEQLILGQLEELKQQLEHQEEELGQLRLGVGATDSEKRVQHLTLENKALKQSLSLTRDLLLHWGPAPHTRAPQEEAEALLELRRRLQEAQDTTEALRVQLQQETEQNCRRELQQMRGQLAGLHARMASLRQGCGDLRGLVSTFTQSCQGSLSEAQGQVSWALGALSADGAGSQLAEARQGPLPGCSGRLLELKGTAGNIRVLCRLRPGTPSSLVSLEPGPGGTVTTCYRGHQRRFRLDWVFPPHASQEENPQRSPALFHQGPPCPRASPAPGSEAGPSRPGGNPGGWPHPLGRAQPGVSAPDAEPGEEQPGHRCHRHEPAQLSLARPGHADTAHSVPIARSRHRRHATPRRPGGVRARLEGGDGRNVAGRPGRRPASTGGSDHQPLAAGTGRRDGRAAGPPAPRALPRLAAHAPAAAGAGSRRHGGAAPAGGRDGRRGGWSFACQVPPTRARPPAQLPADLHAARGSRRDSVLAQVRRACGPSGAGAGQAPQGPPLRDALLPEHRHTTLRDPLHPDAVARQPSKPRPRQRLQLGPGTTGGPAFLVLPKEPGSHLCGQRQQNPYSLMTSLTSGGCCPPDCQNPPSSPTLKECSAWGNYHTTPPPPPPLSPSAVIVAHSRGSQGRRGRPRPSGHQSHYPIRLALKCFLFLYCYRPTSITKAK is encoded by the exons ATGTACGCCTTCTACTCGCTGCTCATCTACATCTTCTACAGTCTCTTCCGCAGGGATGGCGGGGCCGCGGCGGCCGCCGACGCTGAAAACCCCGCCCAG AGCGCCCGCTGTAAGCCCGGGAGTCGCCGCCGCGCCTACCAGCCATCCGCTGAGCTGTGGACCGAGCTGACCGGCCTGGTCGGTACGTACTGTTGGTGCATCGGGAACGCTGCTGAGAGATACAGGGAGGGACCTGGCAGGCGTCGGCTGGTGGCCTGGCGTCCGACACAAGACCCAGCGCGCCTCCCCATCCTGCTTCCTGGCCTCGCAGGCTCTTCGGAGGCCGAGGATGGGTCGGGAGGGGGAGCCGAGCGCTGTCCGGCAGAGGTCTCTCTGGAAGAGGCTCTCGTGCGTCTTGCCGAGTTCCTCTCAGTCCAGCTGGGGGCGGAAGAGAGCTTTGGGACTCCTTCAGACCTGAGCAAG CCCGGTGATGTTCCCCCACTGTTGACAGTGACTGGTCAACTCTTGGCTCTCCTGGCATGGATTCGAAGTCCCAGGGGCAGGCAGGCCCTGTCCCAGGGGACGCAGCCTGTCTCAGGGGTGCAGCACCCTCCTCCTGCTG gatcCCCATTGCAAGAAGAAAGCCCTTCCCTTTCACCAAGGGGCGAGGCCCAGGGACAGCAGCCTCCTCAGCTGGAGGAGGACCAGAGGGCTTGGCAGCGGCTGGAACAGCTCATCCTTGGACAG cTGGAAGAGCTGAAGCagcagctggaacatcaggaggaggagctgggtcaGCTGCGCCTGGGAGTG GGAGCAACAGACTCAGAGAAAAGGGTTCAGCATCTGACTCTGGAGAACAAAGCGCTGAAACAGAGCTTGAGCCTTACTCGGGACCTCCTGCTGCACTGGGGCCCTGCCCCCCACACCAGGGCCCCCCAG GAGGAGGCAGAAGCCCTGCTGGAGCTCCGGAGGCGGCTTCAAGAAGCCCAAGACACCACAGAAGCCCTCCGAGTCCAG CTCCAGCAGGAGACTGAGCAGAACTGCAGGAGGGAGCTGCAGCAGATGCGAGGGCAGCTGGCAG GACTTCATGCTCGCATGGCCAGCTTGCGTCAGGGCTGTGGGGACCTCCGGGGACTCGTCAGCACCTTTACCCAGAGCTGCCAGGGTTCTCTGAGTGAAGCCCAGGGACAG GTTTCCTGGGCTCTAGGGGCACTGTCAGCTGACGGGGCTGGGAGTCAACTCGCAGAGGCGCGGCAGGGGCCTCTGCCTGGATGCTCAGGGCGGCTGCTGGAGCTCAAGGGTACAGCAG GAAACATCCGTGTGCTGTGTCGGCTGAGGCCAGGGACACCCTCCAGCCTGGTGAGCTTAGAGCCCGGCCCGGGTGGCACTGTTACCACCTGCTATCGAGGGCACCAGCGTCGCTTCCGCCTAGACTGGGTCTTCCCTCCGCACGCCAGCCAAGAGGAG AACCCCCAACGGAGCCCTGCCCTTTTTCACCAGGGACCTCCTTGCCCCAGGGCCTCCCCAGCGCCTGGCAGTGAGGCAGGGCCCAGCAGGCCAGGGGGGAATCCAGGTGGCTGGCCTCACCCACTGGGACGTGCCCAACCTGGAGTCTCTGCACCAG ATGCTGAGCCTGGGGAGGAGCAACCGGGCCACCGCTGCCACCGCCATGAACCAGCGCAGCTCTCGCTCGCACGCCCTGGTCACGCTGACACTGCGCACAGCGTCCCCATCGCGCGGTCCCGGCACCGCAG GCACGCTACACCTCGTCGACCTGGCGGGGTCCGAGCGCGCCTGGAAGGCGGGGACGGCCGGAACGTCGCAGGAAGACCGGGACGGCGCCCAGCGTCTACGGGAGGCTCGGACCATCAACCGCTCGCTGCTGGCACTGGGAGGCGTGATGGCCGCGCTGCGGGCCCGCCGGCCCCACGTGCCCTTCCGCGACTCGCAGCTCACGCGCCTGCTGCAGCCGGCGCTGGGTCCAGGCGCCACGGTGGTGCTGCTCCTGCAGGTGGGCGGGACGGCCGGCGGGGAGGGTGGTCATTTGCATGCCAGGTACCGCCCACCAGGGCACGCCCACCAGCGCAGCTACCCGCAGATCTCCACGCGGCCCGAGGATCTCGGCGAGACAGTGTGCTCGCTCAAGTTCGCCGAGCGTGTGGGCCGAGTGGAGCTGGGGCCGGCCAGGCCCCGCAGGGCCCCCCGCTCCGGGACGCCCTCCTCCCTGAGCACCGACACACCACTCTCCGGGACCCCCTGCACCCCGACGCCGTCGCCCGGCAGCCCTCCAAGCCCCGGCCTAGACAGCGGCTCCAGCTCGGCCCTGGCACCACCGGAGGACCTGCCTTCCTAGTCCTGCCCAAGGAGCCTGGGTCACATCTCTGCGGGCAGAGGCAGCAAAATCCCTATTCCCTCATGACTTCCTTGACCTCTGGGGGCTGCTGCCCCCCAGACTGCCAGAAcccaccctcctctcccaccctgaAGGAGTGCTCCGCCTGGGGTAATTATCAcactacccccccccccccgccccccttaTCACCATCTGCTGTTATCGTAGCGCACAGCAGGGGATCCCAGGGCCGCAGAGGCAGACCGCGGCCAAGTGGTCACCAGAGTCACTATCCCATCAGACTTGCGTTGAAATGTTTTCTATTCCTTTACTGTTACCGCCCCACCTCCATCACCAAAGCCAAGTAG
- the KIFC2 gene encoding kinesin-like protein KIFC2 isoform X6, translated as MYAFYSLLIYIFYSLFRRDGGAAAAADAENPAQSARCKPGSRRRAYQPSAELWTELTGLVGTYCWCIGNAAERYREGPGRRRLVAWRPTQDPARLPILLPGLAGSSEAEDGSGGGAERCPAEVSLEEALVRLAEFLSVQLGAEESFGTPSDLSKPGDVPPLLTVTGQLLALLAWIRSPRGRQALSQGTQPVSGVQHPPPAGSPLQEESPSLSPRGEAQGQQPPQLEEDQRAWQRLEQLILGQLEELKQQLEHQEEELGQLRLGVGATDSEKRVQHLTLENKALKQSLSLTRDLLLHWGPAPHTRAPQEEAEALLELRRRLQEAQDTTEALRVQETEQNCRRELQQMRGQLAGLHARMASLRQGCGDLRGLVSTFTQSCQGSLSEAQGQVSWALGALSADGAGSQLAEARQGPLPGCSGRLLELKGTAGNIRVLCRLRPGTPSSLVSLEPGPGGTVTTCYRGHQRRFRLDWVFPPHASQEENPQRSPALFHQGPPCPRASPAPGSEAGPSRPGGNPGGWPHPLGRAQPGVSAPDAEPGEEQPGHRCHRHEPAQLSLARPGHADTAHSVPIARSRHRRHATPRRPGGVRARLEGGDGRNVAGRPGRRPASTGGSDHQPLAAGTGRRDGRAAGPPAPRALPRLAAHAPAAAGAGSRRHGGAAPAGGRDGRRGGWSFACQVPPTRARPPAQLPADLHAARGSRRDSVLAQVRRACGPSGAGAGQAPQGPPLRDALLPEHRHTTLRDPLHPDAVARQPSKPRPRQRLQLGPGTTGGPAFLVLPKEPGSHLCGQRQQNPYSLMTSLTSGGCCPPDCQNPPSSPTLKECSAWGNYHTTPPPPPPLSPSAVIVAHSRGSQGRRGRPRPSGHQSHYPIRLALKCFLFLYCYRPTSITKAK; from the exons ATGTACGCCTTCTACTCGCTGCTCATCTACATCTTCTACAGTCTCTTCCGCAGGGATGGCGGGGCCGCGGCGGCCGCCGACGCTGAAAACCCCGCCCAG AGCGCCCGCTGTAAGCCCGGGAGTCGCCGCCGCGCCTACCAGCCATCCGCTGAGCTGTGGACCGAGCTGACCGGCCTGGTCGGTACGTACTGTTGGTGCATCGGGAACGCTGCTGAGAGATACAGGGAGGGACCTGGCAGGCGTCGGCTGGTGGCCTGGCGTCCGACACAAGACCCAGCGCGCCTCCCCATCCTGCTTCCTGGCCTCGCAGGCTCTTCGGAGGCCGAGGATGGGTCGGGAGGGGGAGCCGAGCGCTGTCCGGCAGAGGTCTCTCTGGAAGAGGCTCTCGTGCGTCTTGCCGAGTTCCTCTCAGTCCAGCTGGGGGCGGAAGAGAGCTTTGGGACTCCTTCAGACCTGAGCAAG CCCGGTGATGTTCCCCCACTGTTGACAGTGACTGGTCAACTCTTGGCTCTCCTGGCATGGATTCGAAGTCCCAGGGGCAGGCAGGCCCTGTCCCAGGGGACGCAGCCTGTCTCAGGGGTGCAGCACCCTCCTCCTGCTG gatcCCCATTGCAAGAAGAAAGCCCTTCCCTTTCACCAAGGGGCGAGGCCCAGGGACAGCAGCCTCCTCAGCTGGAGGAGGACCAGAGGGCTTGGCAGCGGCTGGAACAGCTCATCCTTGGACAG cTGGAAGAGCTGAAGCagcagctggaacatcaggaggaggagctgggtcaGCTGCGCCTGGGAGTG GGAGCAACAGACTCAGAGAAAAGGGTTCAGCATCTGACTCTGGAGAACAAAGCGCTGAAACAGAGCTTGAGCCTTACTCGGGACCTCCTGCTGCACTGGGGCCCTGCCCCCCACACCAGGGCCCCCCAG GAGGAGGCAGAAGCCCTGCTGGAGCTCCGGAGGCGGCTTCAAGAAGCCCAAGACACCACAGAAGCCCTCCGAGTCCAG GAGACTGAGCAGAACTGCAGGAGGGAGCTGCAGCAGATGCGAGGGCAGCTGGCAG GACTTCATGCTCGCATGGCCAGCTTGCGTCAGGGCTGTGGGGACCTCCGGGGACTCGTCAGCACCTTTACCCAGAGCTGCCAGGGTTCTCTGAGTGAAGCCCAGGGACAG GTTTCCTGGGCTCTAGGGGCACTGTCAGCTGACGGGGCTGGGAGTCAACTCGCAGAGGCGCGGCAGGGGCCTCTGCCTGGATGCTCAGGGCGGCTGCTGGAGCTCAAGGGTACAGCAG GAAACATCCGTGTGCTGTGTCGGCTGAGGCCAGGGACACCCTCCAGCCTGGTGAGCTTAGAGCCCGGCCCGGGTGGCACTGTTACCACCTGCTATCGAGGGCACCAGCGTCGCTTCCGCCTAGACTGGGTCTTCCCTCCGCACGCCAGCCAAGAGGAG AACCCCCAACGGAGCCCTGCCCTTTTTCACCAGGGACCTCCTTGCCCCAGGGCCTCCCCAGCGCCTGGCAGTGAGGCAGGGCCCAGCAGGCCAGGGGGGAATCCAGGTGGCTGGCCTCACCCACTGGGACGTGCCCAACCTGGAGTCTCTGCACCAG ATGCTGAGCCTGGGGAGGAGCAACCGGGCCACCGCTGCCACCGCCATGAACCAGCGCAGCTCTCGCTCGCACGCCCTGGTCACGCTGACACTGCGCACAGCGTCCCCATCGCGCGGTCCCGGCACCGCAG GCACGCTACACCTCGTCGACCTGGCGGGGTCCGAGCGCGCCTGGAAGGCGGGGACGGCCGGAACGTCGCAGGAAGACCGGGACGGCGCCCAGCGTCTACGGGAGGCTCGGACCATCAACCGCTCGCTGCTGGCACTGGGAGGCGTGATGGCCGCGCTGCGGGCCCGCCGGCCCCACGTGCCCTTCCGCGACTCGCAGCTCACGCGCCTGCTGCAGCCGGCGCTGGGTCCAGGCGCCACGGTGGTGCTGCTCCTGCAGGTGGGCGGGACGGCCGGCGGGGAGGGTGGTCATTTGCATGCCAGGTACCGCCCACCAGGGCACGCCCACCAGCGCAGCTACCCGCAGATCTCCACGCGGCCCGAGGATCTCGGCGAGACAGTGTGCTCGCTCAAGTTCGCCGAGCGTGTGGGCCGAGTGGAGCTGGGGCCGGCCAGGCCCCGCAGGGCCCCCCGCTCCGGGACGCCCTCCTCCCTGAGCACCGACACACCACTCTCCGGGACCCCCTGCACCCCGACGCCGTCGCCCGGCAGCCCTCCAAGCCCCGGCCTAGACAGCGGCTCCAGCTCGGCCCTGGCACCACCGGAGGACCTGCCTTCCTAGTCCTGCCCAAGGAGCCTGGGTCACATCTCTGCGGGCAGAGGCAGCAAAATCCCTATTCCCTCATGACTTCCTTGACCTCTGGGGGCTGCTGCCCCCCAGACTGCCAGAAcccaccctcctctcccaccctgaAGGAGTGCTCCGCCTGGGGTAATTATCAcactacccccccccccccgccccccttaTCACCATCTGCTGTTATCGTAGCGCACAGCAGGGGATCCCAGGGCCGCAGAGGCAGACCGCGGCCAAGTGGTCACCAGAGTCACTATCCCATCAGACTTGCGTTGAAATGTTTTCTATTCCTTTACTGTTACCGCCCCACCTCCATCACCAAAGCCAAGTAG
- the KIFC2 gene encoding kinesin-like protein KIFC2 isoform X8: MYAFYSLLIYIFYSLFRRDGGAAAAADAENPAQSARCKPGSRRRAYQPSAELWTELTGLVGSSEAEDGSGGGAERCPAEVSLEEALVRLAEFLSVQLGAEESFGTPSDLSKPGDVPPLLTVTGQLLALLAWIRSPRGRQALSQGTQPVSGVQHPPPAGSPLQEESPSLSPRGEAQGQQPPQLEEDQRAWQRLEQLILGQLEELKQQLEHQEEELGQLRLGVGATDSEKRVQHLTLENKALKQSLSLTRDLLLHWGPAPHTRAPQEEAEALLELRRRLQEAQDTTEALRVQLGVQEVQLQGLQGALRQLQQETEQNCRRELQQMRGQLAGLHARMASLRQGCGDLRGLVSTFTQSCQGSLSEAQGQVSWALGALSADGAGSQLAEARQGPLPGCSGRLLELKGTAGNIRVLCRLRPGTPSSLVSLEPGPGGTVTTCYRGHQRRFRLDWVFPPHASQEENPQRSPALFHQGPPCPRASPAPGSEAGPSRPGGNPGGWPHPLGRAQPGVSAPDAEPGEEQPGHRCHRHEPAQLSLARPGHADTAHSVPIARSRHRRHATPRRPGGVRARLEGGDGRNVAGRPGRRPASTGGSDHQPLAAGTGRRDGRAAGPPAPRALPRLAAHAPAAAGAGSRRHGGAAPAGGRDGRRGGWSFACQVPPTRARPPAQLPADLHAARGSRRDSVLAQVRRACGPSGAGAGQAPQGPPLRDALLPEHRHTTLRDPLHPDAVARQPSKPRPRQRLQLGPGTTGGPAFLVLPKEPGSHLCGQRQQNPYSLMTSLTSGGCCPPDCQNPPSSPTLKECSAWGNYHTTPPPPPPLSPSAVIVAHSRGSQGRRGRPRPSGHQSHYPIRLALKCFLFLYCYRPTSITKAK; encoded by the exons ATGTACGCCTTCTACTCGCTGCTCATCTACATCTTCTACAGTCTCTTCCGCAGGGATGGCGGGGCCGCGGCGGCCGCCGACGCTGAAAACCCCGCCCAG AGCGCCCGCTGTAAGCCCGGGAGTCGCCGCCGCGCCTACCAGCCATCCGCTGAGCTGTGGACCGAGCTGACCGGCCTGGTCG GCTCTTCGGAGGCCGAGGATGGGTCGGGAGGGGGAGCCGAGCGCTGTCCGGCAGAGGTCTCTCTGGAAGAGGCTCTCGTGCGTCTTGCCGAGTTCCTCTCAGTCCAGCTGGGGGCGGAAGAGAGCTTTGGGACTCCTTCAGACCTGAGCAAG CCCGGTGATGTTCCCCCACTGTTGACAGTGACTGGTCAACTCTTGGCTCTCCTGGCATGGATTCGAAGTCCCAGGGGCAGGCAGGCCCTGTCCCAGGGGACGCAGCCTGTCTCAGGGGTGCAGCACCCTCCTCCTGCTG gatcCCCATTGCAAGAAGAAAGCCCTTCCCTTTCACCAAGGGGCGAGGCCCAGGGACAGCAGCCTCCTCAGCTGGAGGAGGACCAGAGGGCTTGGCAGCGGCTGGAACAGCTCATCCTTGGACAG cTGGAAGAGCTGAAGCagcagctggaacatcaggaggaggagctgggtcaGCTGCGCCTGGGAGTG GGAGCAACAGACTCAGAGAAAAGGGTTCAGCATCTGACTCTGGAGAACAAAGCGCTGAAACAGAGCTTGAGCCTTACTCGGGACCTCCTGCTGCACTGGGGCCCTGCCCCCCACACCAGGGCCCCCCAG GAGGAGGCAGAAGCCCTGCTGGAGCTCCGGAGGCGGCTTCAAGAAGCCCAAGACACCACAGAAGCCCTCCGAGTCCAG CTAGGGGTGCAGGAGGTGCAGCTGCAGGGCCTTCAGGGGGCCCTCCGGCAGCTCCAGCAGGAGACTGAGCAGAACTGCAGGAGGGAGCTGCAGCAGATGCGAGGGCAGCTGGCAG GACTTCATGCTCGCATGGCCAGCTTGCGTCAGGGCTGTGGGGACCTCCGGGGACTCGTCAGCACCTTTACCCAGAGCTGCCAGGGTTCTCTGAGTGAAGCCCAGGGACAG GTTTCCTGGGCTCTAGGGGCACTGTCAGCTGACGGGGCTGGGAGTCAACTCGCAGAGGCGCGGCAGGGGCCTCTGCCTGGATGCTCAGGGCGGCTGCTGGAGCTCAAGGGTACAGCAG GAAACATCCGTGTGCTGTGTCGGCTGAGGCCAGGGACACCCTCCAGCCTGGTGAGCTTAGAGCCCGGCCCGGGTGGCACTGTTACCACCTGCTATCGAGGGCACCAGCGTCGCTTCCGCCTAGACTGGGTCTTCCCTCCGCACGCCAGCCAAGAGGAG AACCCCCAACGGAGCCCTGCCCTTTTTCACCAGGGACCTCCTTGCCCCAGGGCCTCCCCAGCGCCTGGCAGTGAGGCAGGGCCCAGCAGGCCAGGGGGGAATCCAGGTGGCTGGCCTCACCCACTGGGACGTGCCCAACCTGGAGTCTCTGCACCAG ATGCTGAGCCTGGGGAGGAGCAACCGGGCCACCGCTGCCACCGCCATGAACCAGCGCAGCTCTCGCTCGCACGCCCTGGTCACGCTGACACTGCGCACAGCGTCCCCATCGCGCGGTCCCGGCACCGCAG GCACGCTACACCTCGTCGACCTGGCGGGGTCCGAGCGCGCCTGGAAGGCGGGGACGGCCGGAACGTCGCAGGAAGACCGGGACGGCGCCCAGCGTCTACGGGAGGCTCGGACCATCAACCGCTCGCTGCTGGCACTGGGAGGCGTGATGGCCGCGCTGCGGGCCCGCCGGCCCCACGTGCCCTTCCGCGACTCGCAGCTCACGCGCCTGCTGCAGCCGGCGCTGGGTCCAGGCGCCACGGTGGTGCTGCTCCTGCAGGTGGGCGGGACGGCCGGCGGGGAGGGTGGTCATTTGCATGCCAGGTACCGCCCACCAGGGCACGCCCACCAGCGCAGCTACCCGCAGATCTCCACGCGGCCCGAGGATCTCGGCGAGACAGTGTGCTCGCTCAAGTTCGCCGAGCGTGTGGGCCGAGTGGAGCTGGGGCCGGCCAGGCCCCGCAGGGCCCCCCGCTCCGGGACGCCCTCCTCCCTGAGCACCGACACACCACTCTCCGGGACCCCCTGCACCCCGACGCCGTCGCCCGGCAGCCCTCCAAGCCCCGGCCTAGACAGCGGCTCCAGCTCGGCCCTGGCACCACCGGAGGACCTGCCTTCCTAGTCCTGCCCAAGGAGCCTGGGTCACATCTCTGCGGGCAGAGGCAGCAAAATCCCTATTCCCTCATGACTTCCTTGACCTCTGGGGGCTGCTGCCCCCCAGACTGCCAGAAcccaccctcctctcccaccctgaAGGAGTGCTCCGCCTGGGGTAATTATCAcactacccccccccccccgccccccttaTCACCATCTGCTGTTATCGTAGCGCACAGCAGGGGATCCCAGGGCCGCAGAGGCAGACCGCGGCCAAGTGGTCACCAGAGTCACTATCCCATCAGACTTGCGTTGAAATGTTTTCTATTCCTTTACTGTTACCGCCCCACCTCCATCACCAAAGCCAAGTAG